The following are encoded in a window of Gossypium raimondii isolate GPD5lz chromosome 13, ASM2569854v1, whole genome shotgun sequence genomic DNA:
- the LOC105783991 gene encoding pentatricopeptide repeat-containing protein At1g12300, mitochondrial isoform X1: protein MIHKYPMPSVVEFNQLLGAIVRMKRYAIAVSMCKQMEFFRVSPDVYTLNILTNCFCHLGQIDCGFSVLGKMLKLGVEPTVVTFSTLINGLCNQSQISHAVSLFDEMIGQGYRPNLIVYSTILNGLCKTGNTYRAVRFLRMMEERGFEPNIVAYSTVIDCLCKNGLLNEALDLFSEVKVKGIRPNTVSYNCLIHAMCNLGQQKETTRLLNEMVDNNISCDIVTYNVLIDAHCKEGMISEAIEILDTMRKHGIEPNVITYNICIDACCKEGMLAEAKDIVDTMIKQGIEPDVVTYSVLVDGHCLQNQMDKAKSVFQLMIEKGCAPDIHSCNIMINGYCKAKRLDEAMELFDELAQNGQIPDAVTYNTLMQGMCRLGRVSTACKLLRTMLASGPVPNLVTCSILLDGLCKSGKLEEALKLFQAIQKSRLEVDIVFYNILIDGLCKAGNIETGKELFHELFVNGLKPDVYTYSIMINRFCTEGLPDEACQLFRSMEENDCLPDSFCYNIMIRGFLRNSYTSKATQLLKEMVSKGFSADISTATLFLDLILRSNNKSILI, encoded by the coding sequence ATGATTCACAAGTACCCAATGCCTTCTGTTGTGGAATTCAACCAATTATTAGGAGCCATTGTTCGAATGAAACGATATGCCATTGCTGTTTCTATGTGTAAGCAGATGGAATTCTTCCGAGTTTCCCCTGATGTTTATACTTTGAACATCTTAACTAATTGCTTTTGTCACTTAGGTCAAATTGATTGTGGGTTTTCTGTTTTGGGGAAAATGCTCAAGTTAGGTGTTGAACCTACTGTTGTAACTTTTTCCACTTTGATTAATGGACTTTGTAATCAAAGTCAGATTTCTCACGCTGTGagtttgtttgatgaaatgattGGACAGGGGTATCGACCTAATTTAATTGTTTACAGCACCATACTTAATGGTTTGTGTAAGACTGGGAATACCTATCGAGCTGTTAGGTTTCTAAGGATGATGGAAGAAAGAGGCTTTGAACCCAATATTGTAGCATATAGCACAGTCATTGACTGTCTTTGTAAAAACGGGTTACTAAATGAGGCTCTCGATCTCTTCTCCGAAGTGAAGGTTAAGGGCATTAGACCAAATACCGTTAGTTATAATTGCTTAATTCATGCTATGTGTAATTTGGGCCAACAAAAGGAGACAACACGGCTTTTGAATGAAATGGTGGATAACAATATTTCATGTGATATTGTCACGTATAACGTATTGATCGATGCACATTGCAAGGAGGGGATGATTTCGGAAGCGATAGAAATCCTTGACACAATGAGAAAGCATGGCATTGAGCCTAATGTTATCACGTACAATATATGTATTGATGCATGTTGCAAGGAAGGGATGCTTGCTGAAGCTAAAGATATTGTTGACACGATGATAAAGCAAGGCATTGAGCCTGATGTTGTTACCTATAGCGTGTTAGTAGACGGTCATTGCTTGCAAAACCAAATGGATAAAGCTAAAAGTGTATTTCAGCTGATGATTGAGAAGGGTTGTGCACCTGATATACATAGTTGCAACATTATGATCAACGGATATTGCAAAGCTAAGAGGTTGGACGAAGCAATGGAACTCTTTGATGAACTAGCTCAAAACGGACAAATCCCTGATGCAGTGACATACAACACTCTTATGCAAGGTATGTGTCGGTTAGGGAGAGTTTCTACTGCATGTAAACTTTTGAGGACGATGCTTGCTTCTGGGCCAGTTCCAAATCTAGTGACATGTTCGATTTTGTTGGATGGTTTATGCAAAAGTGGTAAACTTGAAGAGGCATTGAAACTTTTTCAAGCAATACAGAAGAGTAGATTGGAGGTTGATATCGTCTTTTACAATATCTTAATTGATGGCTTGTGCAAAGCTGGGAATATTGAAACTGGAAAGGAATTATTTCATGAGCTCTTTGTCAATGGTTTAAAACCTGATGTTTACACATATTCTATAATGATTAACCGGTTCTGTACAGAGGGATTGCCAGATGAAGCATGCCAGTTGTTTAGGAGCATGGAAGAGAATGATTGTTTGCCTGATAGCTTCTGTTATAATATAATGATCCGGGGATTTCTTCGAAACAGCTATACCTCGAAGGCAACACAACTTCTTAAAGAAATGGTGAGTAAGGGCTTTTCTGCAGATATATCAACTGCAACCTTATTTCTGGATCTTATCTTACGATctaataataaatcaatcttGATCTGA
- the LOC105783991 gene encoding pentatricopeptide repeat-containing protein At1g62930, chloroplastic isoform X2 produces MMEERGFEPNIVAYSTVIDCLCKNGLLNEALDLFSEVKVKGIRPNTVSYNCLIHAMCNLGQQKETTRLLNEMVDNNISCDIVTYNVLIDAHCKEGMISEAIEILDTMRKHGIEPNVITYNICIDACCKEGMLAEAKDIVDTMIKQGIEPDVVTYSVLVDGHCLQNQMDKAKSVFQLMIEKGCAPDIHSCNIMINGYCKAKRLDEAMELFDELAQNGQIPDAVTYNTLMQGMCRLGRVSTACKLLRTMLASGPVPNLVTCSILLDGLCKSGKLEEALKLFQAIQKSRLEVDIVFYNILIDGLCKAGNIETGKELFHELFVNGLKPDVYTYSIMINRFCTEGLPDEACQLFRSMEENDCLPDSFCYNIMIRGFLRNSYTSKATQLLKEMVSKGFSADISTATLFLDLILRSNNKSILI; encoded by the coding sequence ATGATGGAAGAAAGAGGCTTTGAACCCAATATTGTAGCATATAGCACAGTCATTGACTGTCTTTGTAAAAACGGGTTACTAAATGAGGCTCTCGATCTCTTCTCCGAAGTGAAGGTTAAGGGCATTAGACCAAATACCGTTAGTTATAATTGCTTAATTCATGCTATGTGTAATTTGGGCCAACAAAAGGAGACAACACGGCTTTTGAATGAAATGGTGGATAACAATATTTCATGTGATATTGTCACGTATAACGTATTGATCGATGCACATTGCAAGGAGGGGATGATTTCGGAAGCGATAGAAATCCTTGACACAATGAGAAAGCATGGCATTGAGCCTAATGTTATCACGTACAATATATGTATTGATGCATGTTGCAAGGAAGGGATGCTTGCTGAAGCTAAAGATATTGTTGACACGATGATAAAGCAAGGCATTGAGCCTGATGTTGTTACCTATAGCGTGTTAGTAGACGGTCATTGCTTGCAAAACCAAATGGATAAAGCTAAAAGTGTATTTCAGCTGATGATTGAGAAGGGTTGTGCACCTGATATACATAGTTGCAACATTATGATCAACGGATATTGCAAAGCTAAGAGGTTGGACGAAGCAATGGAACTCTTTGATGAACTAGCTCAAAACGGACAAATCCCTGATGCAGTGACATACAACACTCTTATGCAAGGTATGTGTCGGTTAGGGAGAGTTTCTACTGCATGTAAACTTTTGAGGACGATGCTTGCTTCTGGGCCAGTTCCAAATCTAGTGACATGTTCGATTTTGTTGGATGGTTTATGCAAAAGTGGTAAACTTGAAGAGGCATTGAAACTTTTTCAAGCAATACAGAAGAGTAGATTGGAGGTTGATATCGTCTTTTACAATATCTTAATTGATGGCTTGTGCAAAGCTGGGAATATTGAAACTGGAAAGGAATTATTTCATGAGCTCTTTGTCAATGGTTTAAAACCTGATGTTTACACATATTCTATAATGATTAACCGGTTCTGTACAGAGGGATTGCCAGATGAAGCATGCCAGTTGTTTAGGAGCATGGAAGAGAATGATTGTTTGCCTGATAGCTTCTGTTATAATATAATGATCCGGGGATTTCTTCGAAACAGCTATACCTCGAAGGCAACACAACTTCTTAAAGAAATGGTGAGTAAGGGCTTTTCTGCAGATATATCAACTGCAACCTTATTTCTGGATCTTATCTTACGATctaataataaatcaatcttGATCTGA